A genomic window from Sparus aurata chromosome 14, fSpaAur1.1, whole genome shotgun sequence includes:
- the dhx57 gene encoding putative ATP-dependent RNA helicase DHX57 yields the protein MSARRRGGKPNRGGGRFNKPRGGGGGGGGGGRKEAAVGHWDDDDDFSLNFAPARPSRPGRGRGGGGSHSGGGGGGRGGRGGDRGRGGGGGRGGDRGRGGGGGRGGDRARDSRGGGRGSGKVLPRSLARPRTCSKSGDGIRPEVNTLPMQRIFMTNENQEQLKELLRDLQSQDFDEPYDESDSDYSGGEQDEEEIDELDHREEGQFWETNDEPVERAESPGYELYESGDEGPTPEPVISLFAIGKLSRYGFDRERSKQALESGGGEFGATLEQLLLQIFSERYGQKAISSDGLEGVPMDECLSQRQEEALALTAIYGERFSERIANAVWAVTLDLSFLADNASRNGRHVGSRGGGGGVVSIHDVCRFYMRGQGCRFGDKCKFKHQLPTKGRSGAGSPDPMGPSQPGFSSFSPPEYELEIRFPKGNRYPFQAPIVAFSTTDESVGAAGRLTVTERLFGEALAAAKSNEPVVYTLITICEDDTTMNELLAVSHHKYSTPPPVVVPPPSLAIAKSKSAKSSTSEESRSSSASSSNHITSRRTAPPINQRPVDLKETAEAEELDERDDEDEDEAVPVESESYVNLRKKMVTKHSMKMDNLLQENGKLCREFQKKQSSRRFRSMLEQRRKLPAWQEKENILDLLDRCQVLVVSGMTGCGKTTQIPQFILDASLTGRADDVANIICTQPRRISAISVAQRVAQERAECLGNSVGYQIRLETVRTSATRLLYCTTGVLLRRLEGEADLTGVTHVIVDEVHERTEESDFLLLVLKDLIVQRPDLKIILMSATLNANLFSEYFYNCPAIHIPGRTFPVDQFFLEDAIAKARYVIEDGSPYMRSGKQNSSSTSGRGGRVESRDLVDDLGDDMWNFMSFCKKDFIKDSVPDQQLGLHELTVRYKDTKKSVLKTIAAMDLDKINMDLVESLLEWIVDGKHDYTPGAVLVFLPGLAEIKMLYEQLMSNRMFNNRGATRCAVYPLHSTLSNEEQQAVFNRPQEGVTKIIISTNIAETSVTIDDVVYVIDSGKMKEKRYDASKSMESLEDSWVSRANALQRKGRAGRVASGVCFHLFTSHCFQHHLAEQQLPEIQRVPLEQLCLRIKILDVFAEQTLESVFSRLIEPPAMGSLDAAKQRLRDLGALTADEKLTPLGYHLACLPVDVRIGKLMLFGAIFRCLDPALTIAASLAFKSPFVSPWDKRDEANEKKQAFALASSDHLALLQAYKGWCCAAKNGHQAGYNYCRENFLSWRGLQEIASLKRQFAELLSDIGFIKEGLRARIIERTSSKGTDGVLEATGREANSNAENIRLMSAMLCAALYPNVVQVRAPQGNYKMTSKGAMKMQPKANELRFMTKDDGCVHVHPSSVNYTVRHYNSPYLVYHEKVKTSRIFIRDCSMVSVYPLVLFGGGQVNMELHKGEFVISLDDGWIRFAAASHQVAELVKELRWELDQLLEDKIRNPSMDLCSCPRGSRIIHMIVQLISTQ from the exons ATGAGTgcgaggaggagaggtgggaagccaaacagaggaggggggagattTAACAAGCcaagaggaggtggtggaggtggaggcggtggaggtcGGAAAGAAGCTGCTGTCGGTCACTGGGATGACGACGACGATTTCAGCCTTAATTTTGCACCCGCTCGTCCCAGCCG ACCTGGCAGAGGACGTGGCGGTGGCGGCAGTCATTCaggtggtggagggggaggaagaggaggaagaggaggagatcgaggaagaggagggggaggaggaagaggaggagatcgaggaagaggagggggaggaggaagaggaggagatcgAGCCAGGGATAGCAGAGGTGGTGGGAGAGGCAGCGGCAAGGTTCTCCCAAGGTCCCTGGCAAGGCCCAGGACATGCTCAAAGTCAGGTGACGGCATCAGGCCGGAGGTTAACACCTTGCCCATGCAGAGGATATTTATGACTAATGAGAACCAAGAGCAACTCAAGGAGCTGCTGCGGGATCTGCAGTCTCAGGACTTTGATGAGCCATATGA TGAGTCCGATTCAGATTATTCGGGGGGAGAACAGGATGAAGAGGAAATCGATGAGTTGGACCACCGCGAGGAAGGCCAGTTTTGGGAAACTAATGACGAGCCTGTGGAGAGGGCAGAGAGCCCAGGATATGAACTGTATGAGTCTGGTGATGAAGGGCCCACTCCTGAACCCGTCATCTCACTGTTTGCTATAGGAAAACTCAGCAG GTATGGGTTTGACAGGGAGCGCAGCAAGCAGGCACTGGAGTCTGGTGGAGGGGAATTCGGGGCCACTTTAGAACAACTGCTCCTCCAGATTTTCAGCGAGCGCTACGGCCAGAAAGCCATTTCCTCCGACGGCCTTGAGGGGGTGCCTATGGACGAGTGTTTGAGCCAGAGGCAGGAAGAGGCTCTGGCTCTAACTGCTATTTACGGCGAGCGCTTCAGTGAGCGCATTGCAAACGCAGTCTGGGCAGTTACCCTGGACCTCTCGTTCCTCGCAGATAATGCCTCCAGGAATGGCCGGCACGTCGGGAGTCGAGGTGGCGGTGGAGGAGTTGTAAGCATTCATGATGTATGCAGATTCTACATGAGAGGACAAGGCTGCCGGTTTGGGGACAAATGCAAATTCAAGCACCAGCTCCCCACAAAAGGGCGATCCGGGGCTGGTTCCCCAGACCCCATGGGCCCGAGCCAACCCGGCTTCAGCAGCTTTTCTCCTCCCGAGTATGAACTAGAAATCCGTTTCCCCAAAGGAAACCGATACCCGTTTCAGGCCCCCATAGtcgccttcagcaccaccgaTGAGTCTGTTGGAGCTGCAGGGAGGCTCACTGTGACCGAAAGATTGTTTGGAGAAGCGTTGGCTGCAGCAAAGAGCAACGAGCCTGTTGTTTACACTCTGATTACCATATGCGAGGATGACACTACCATGAATGAACTGCTGGCTGTTAGTCATCACAAATACAGCACGCCACCGCCTGTTGTGGTTCCTCCACCATCGCTTGCTATAGCAAAGAGCAAGAGTGCGAAGAGCAGTACTTCTGAGGAAAGTAGGAGTAGTAGTGCTAGCAGCAGTAATCACATCACCAGCAGAAGGACTGCTCCACCCATCAACCAGAGACCTGTAGATT TGAAAGAAAcggcagaggcagaggagctggatgAAAGGGATGATGAAGACGAGGATGAGGCCGTTCCAGTCGAGAGTGAGAGTTATGTCAATCTGCGGAAGAAGATGGTGACTAAGCACAGCATGAAGATGGACAACCTGCTGCAAGAAAACGGCAAGCTGTGTCGAGAATTTCAAAAgaaacag TCATCCAGGCGTTTCAGGTCCATGttggagcagaggaggaaactgccAGCTtggcaagaaaaagaaaacatcctcGATCTGTTAGACCGGTGCCAGGTGCTGGTGGTCAGCGGGATGACAGG ATGTGGTAAGACCACTCAGATCCCTCAGTTCATTCTGGACGCCTCATTAACCGGCCGAGCGGACGACGTGGCCAACATCATCTGCACTCAGCCACGCCGCATCTCTGCCATCTCTGTGGCCCAGAGAGTGGCACAGGAGCGGGCAGAGTGTCTGGGCAACTCAGTGGGCTACCAGATCCGCCTGGAGACTGTCAGG ACATCTGCCACCAGGCTGCTGTACTGCACCACAGGTGTGTTGCTGAGGAGACTGGAGGGTGAGGCGGACCTCACAGGCGTCACGCACGTTATTGTGGATGAGGTGCACGAGCGAACGGAGGAGAG CGACTTCCTGCTGTTGGTATTAAAAGACCTGATTGTGCAGAGGCCTGACCTGAAGATCATTCTAATGAGTGCGACGCTTAACGCCAACCTCTTCTCTGAGTACTTTTACAACTGTCCCGCTATCCACATACCAG GACGTACTTTTCCTGTCGACCAGTTTTTCCTTGAAGATGCCATCGCTAAAGCCCG CTACGTCATTGAGGATGGCAGTCCTTACATGCGCTCAGGGAAACAGAATTCGTCTTCCACAAGCGGACGGGGAGGCAGAGTAGAGTCGAGGGACTTGGTGGACGACTTGGGCGATGACATGTGGAACTTCATGTCTTTCTGTAAGAAGGACTTCATCAAAGACTCTGTTCCAGACCAGCAGCTCGGCCTGCATGAGCTCACAGTCAGATACAAAG ACACCAAGAAGTCTGTGCTGAAGACCATCGCTGCAATGGACCTGGACAAGATCAACATGGATCTGGTGGAGAGCCTGCTGGAGTGGATTGTAGATGGAAAACACGACTACACTCCAG GTGCGGTGCTCGTGTTTCTGCCAGGCCTGGCTGAGATCAAGATGCTCTACGAGCAGCTCATGTCCAACAGAATGTTTAACAACAGGGGAGCCACCAG GTGTGCAGTGTACCCGCTCCACTCCACCCTGTCCAATGAGGAGCAGCAGGCAGTTTTCAACCGGCCCCAAGAGGGCGTCACAAAGATCATCATCTCTACAAACATCGCTGAGACCTCGGTAACCATTGACGACGTCGTATACGTCATTGACTCCGGCAAGATGAAGGAGAAAAG GTACGATGCGTCTAAAAGCATGGAGAGCCTGGAGGACTCGTGGGTGTCTCGAGCCAACGCGCTGCAGAGGAAGGGTCGAGCGGGTCGCGTGGCCTCGGGCGTCTGCTTCCACCTCTTCACCAGCCACTGCTTCCAACACCATCTGGCTGAGCAACAGCTGCCTGAGATCCAGAGAGTGCCTCTGGAGCAGCTCTGCCTCCG AATCAAGATCCTGGACGTGTTTGCCGAGCAGACGCTGGAGTCTGTCTTCTCTCGGCTCATCGAGCCGCCGGCGATGGGAAGCTTGGACGCGGCCAAGCAGCGTTTGCGGGACCTGGGCGCCCTGACTGCAGATGAGAAGCTGACCCCGCTGGGCTACCACCTGGCCTGCCTGCCCGTCGACGTGCGCATTGGGAAACTCATGCTGTTCGGTGCCATCTTTCGCTGCCTCGACCCGGCGCTCACCATCGCTGCCAGTCTGGCCTTCAAATCACCATTC GTGTCTCCATGGGACAAACGGGATGAAGCCAATGAGAAGAAACAAGCCTTTGCCTTGGCCAGTAGTGACCATCTAGCTTTGTTACAGGCATACAAG GGATGGTGCTGTGCTGCAAAGAATGGCCACCAGGCCGGCTACAATTACTGCAGGGAGAACTTCCTGTCTTGGCGAGGCTTACAG GAGATCGCCAGTCTCAAGAGGCAGTTTGCTGAGCTGTTGTCTGACATCGGCTTCATCAAAGAGGGACTGAGGGCCAGGATTATAGAGCGCACAAGCTCTAAAGGCACGGATGGTGTTCTGGAGGCGACTGGCCGGGAG GCTAACTCGAATGCTGAAAACATCCGGCTGATGTCTGCCATGCTTTGTGCTGCCCTCTATCCCAATGTGGTCCAG GTTCGAGCTCCTCAGGGGAATTACAAGATGACCAGCAAAGGAGCGATGAAGATGCAGCCCAAAGCCAATGAGCTCCGCTTCATGACCAAGGACGACGGCTGTGTCCACGTGCACCCCTCGTCTGTCAACTACACG GTCCGCCACTACAACAGCCCCTACCTGGTTTACCACGAGAAGGTGAAAACGAGCCGCATCTTCATCAGGGACTGCAGCATGGTGTCCGTGTACCCGCTGGTGCTGTTCGGAGGAGGGCAGGTCAACATGGAGCTGCACAAGGGAGAGTTCGTCATCTCGCTCGACGATGGTTGGATCCGGTTCGCTGCCGCCTCTCATCAG GTGGCTGAGCTGGTGAAGGAGCTGCGCTGGGAACTGGaccagctgctggaggacaaAATCAGGAACCCGAGCATGGACCTGTGCAGCTGCCCCCGCGGCTCCCGCATCATCCACATGATCGTGCAACTCATCTCTACCCAGTAG